A region of Triplophysa dalaica isolate WHDGS20190420 chromosome 18, ASM1584641v1, whole genome shotgun sequence DNA encodes the following proteins:
- the sap30bp gene encoding SAP30-binding protein, whose protein sequence is MASKKSLLLSSLAAYGDDSEQDSDPDSDDQDVSESHGGLVSASYGQDDVSRVEEGDEKVSENEDSDDSTRNSEEESDPGRAQDDVKDVLEGEIKDPNELVAQFSEKVRNMSPEEIRIPPEPPGRCSSHLQEKISKLYERKLQGDFDTNNHIQKKKEFRNPSIYEKLIQYCGIDELGTNYPKDMFDPHGWSEDSYYESLAKAQKVEMDKLEKAKKERTKIEFVTCTKKGTNTNAAAMTTNTTTASTDAQKRKSKWDSAVPVTLVQPTLLTTTATLPGVVSVTTTASGTKTTVISAVGTILKKAKQ, encoded by the exons ATGGCGAGCAAAAAAAGCTTACTTCTCTCTTCTCTTGCGGCTTATGGGGACGATTCTGAGCAAGATTCAGATCCAGACAGCGATGATCAAG ATGTATCAGAATCTCACGGAGGATTGGTGTCAGCCAGCTATGGGCAGGATGATGTGAGCCGTGTGGAGGAAGGCGATGAGAAGGTGTCAGAGAACGAAGACAGTGATGACAGCACCAGAAATTCA GAAGAGGAGTCAGACCCAGGACGAGCCCAAGATGATGTGAAG gATGTCCTAGAAGGGGAGATCAAAGATCCAAATGAGCTTGTTG CACAGTTTTCAGAGAAGGTTCGGAACATGTCTCCTGAAGAGATCAGAATTCCTCCCGAACCACCTGGGCGCTGCTCCAGTCATCTGCAG GAAAAGATCTCTAAACTTTACGAGCGGAAACTCCAGGGAGACTTTGATACAAACAACCATATTCAAAAGAAGAAAGAATTTCGTAACCCAAG TATTTATGAGAAGCTCATCCAGTATTGCGGCATTGATGAGCTTGGAACCAATTATCCAAAA GACATGTTTGACCCCCATGGCTGGTCAGAGGATTCCTATTATGAGTCATTAG CCAAAGCTCAAAAAGTTGAGATGGACAAGCTAGAAAAAGCCAAGAAGGAACGGACCAAG ATTGAGTTTGTGACGTGCACCAAAAAAGGCACCAATACTAATGCGGCGGCAATGACCACGAACACCACAACAGCCTCAACAG ATGCCCAGAAGAGGAAAAGCAAGTGGGACTCAGCAGTTCCAGTGACCCTGGTACAACCTACCCTCCTGACCACCACTGCAACCCTCCCTGGAGTTGTCTCAGTCACAACAACAGCAAGCGGCACCAAGACCACGGTCATCTCTGCAGTGGGAACCATTCTTAAAAAAGCTAAGCAATAA